A portion of the Sphaerochaeta pleomorpha str. Grapes genome contains these proteins:
- a CDS encoding AlkZ-related protein, whose amino-acid sequence MKIQPITNVTQLSQVVDSLGFLPFFPNSIEGFSLKEATPREYWFVKGVEGPWEWKEQIAKEGIRAYAKLFNGKAGFVSSEWYPYLANYRRGGDDFQTCYQKGRVGHKEKLIFDALQQKGPLLSSELKYMFGKSGFDQAVTKLQMKTFVTNMDFEYKTDRFGKSYGWGIALFSLSEEQYGEDFLVGQSDLLPDESFFIMLTHLSKQLGSVFEKEIARILR is encoded by the coding sequence ATGAAAATTCAACCTATAACCAATGTAACCCAGCTTTCACAAGTAGTAGATTCCCTTGGTTTTCTTCCCTTTTTCCCAAACTCAATCGAAGGATTCTCCTTGAAGGAAGCAACTCCCAGGGAATACTGGTTTGTCAAAGGTGTCGAAGGCCCTTGGGAATGGAAGGAACAGATTGCCAAAGAAGGAATACGAGCCTATGCAAAGCTGTTCAACGGAAAGGCTGGTTTTGTAAGCAGTGAATGGTATCCGTATCTCGCAAACTACCGAAGAGGAGGGGACGATTTTCAGACTTGTTATCAAAAAGGCAGAGTTGGACACAAGGAGAAATTGATTTTCGATGCATTACAGCAAAAAGGTCCCTTGTTATCCTCCGAACTAAAATACATGTTTGGAAAATCAGGATTTGACCAGGCAGTTACGAAATTGCAGATGAAAACCTTCGTTACCAACATGGATTTCGAATACAAAACAGATCGTTTTGGAAAGAGCTATGGCTGGGGCATAGCGCTTTTTTCATTGAGTGAGGAACAATATGGGGAGGATTTTCTTGTAGGTCAAAGTGATCTGCTTCCTGATGAATCGTTTTTCATCATGCTAACCCACTTGTCCAAACAGTTGGGCTCTGTATTCGAAAAAGAAATTGCAAGGATATTACGATAA
- the gdhA gene encoding NADP-specific glutamate dehydrogenase, producing the protein MYELEPLMAELERKNPAQPEFIQAAREVLESVIEMVNDNPVYEKNRILERITEPDRTFMFRVDWEDDLGNIQVNRGYRVQFNNALGPYKGGLRFHASVTLGGLKFLGFEQTLKNSLTTLPMGGGKGGSDFNPRGKSDAEIMRFCRSFMTELQKYIGPNTDVPAGDIGVGAREIGFLYGQYKRIRDENTGVLTGKGLGFGGSLVRPEATGFGTMYFANEMLKAHGDTMEGKRISVSGFGNVAWGAAMKASQLGAKVVTISGPDGYIYDEEGVGTEEKWAYMTYLRSSNNDVVEPYAKRFGAKFVAGKKPWEVPVDMAFPCAIQNELSLEDAKKLVANGAKYIVETSNMGCQADAVAYLLEHKIPFGPGKAANAGGVAVSGLEMSQNAMHLSWTAEEVDEKLHAIMVSIHTACVAEGTESDGYINYAKGANIAGFKKVADAMVQMGY; encoded by the coding sequence ATGTATGAGCTTGAGCCCTTGATGGCAGAACTTGAAAGGAAGAACCCCGCACAGCCGGAATTCATCCAGGCAGCCAGGGAAGTACTGGAAAGTGTGATAGAAATGGTAAATGACAACCCTGTCTATGAAAAGAACAGGATCTTGGAACGCATTACCGAACCGGACAGGACCTTTATGTTCCGTGTCGACTGGGAAGACGACTTGGGCAACATCCAGGTTAACCGCGGATACCGTGTGCAGTTTAACAATGCGCTCGGCCCCTACAAGGGCGGCCTGCGGTTCCATGCAAGCGTAACCCTCGGCGGACTGAAATTCCTTGGGTTCGAACAGACTTTGAAGAATAGTCTCACGACCCTCCCCATGGGTGGCGGCAAGGGCGGAAGCGATTTCAACCCCCGTGGCAAGAGCGATGCGGAGATCATGCGTTTCTGCAGGTCCTTCATGACCGAGCTGCAGAAATATATCGGCCCGAACACGGATGTCCCTGCCGGGGATATCGGCGTCGGTGCCCGTGAGATCGGGTTCCTCTATGGCCAGTACAAGAGGATACGCGATGAGAATACCGGGGTTCTTACCGGCAAGGGCCTCGGTTTCGGCGGTTCCCTGGTGCGCCCGGAGGCTACGGGCTTCGGTACCATGTATTTCGCAAACGAGATGCTCAAGGCCCATGGAGATACCATGGAGGGCAAACGGATTTCTGTCAGCGGCTTCGGCAATGTTGCCTGGGGGGCTGCCATGAAGGCTTCCCAGCTCGGCGCCAAGGTTGTCACCATCAGCGGGCCCGACGGGTACATTTATGATGAAGAAGGTGTTGGGACTGAGGAAAAATGGGCCTACATGACCTATCTGAGATCTTCTAACAACGATGTGGTCGAGCCCTATGCGAAGAGGTTCGGCGCAAAGTTCGTCGCCGGCAAAAAGCCTTGGGAAGTTCCCGTAGATATGGCTTTCCCCTGTGCCATCCAGAACGAGCTTTCCCTCGAGGATGCAAAGAAACTCGTCGCCAATGGGGCCAAGTACATCGTCGAGACTTCCAATATGGGTTGCCAGGCGGATGCCGTTGCCTATTTGCTCGAGCATAAGATTCCCTTTGGCCCGGGCAAGGCGGCAAATGCGGGTGGCGTGGCCGTTTCGGGGCTCGAGATGAGCCAGAATGCGATGCACCTTAGCTGGACTGCTGAGGAAGTCGATGAGAAGCTCCATGCCATCATGGTGAGCATCCATACTGCTTGTGTTGCCGAGGGTACCGAGTCCGATGGCTATATCAACTACGCGAAGGGAGCGAATATCGCTGGCTTCAAGAAAGTTGCCGATGCCATGGTTCAGATGGGTTATTAG